In Octopus bimaculoides isolate UCB-OBI-ISO-001 chromosome 28, ASM119413v2, whole genome shotgun sequence, the following are encoded in one genomic region:
- the LOC106868407 gene encoding zinc finger protein 239 has protein sequence MENKLTKNKVNFKTQSKRIDSPDGMKTGTSKTSYKCDICKKIFSQKGNLIRHNRIHTGDKPYHCDICGKSFTRHEHVTTHKRIHTGEKPYHCDICGKSFSRHEHVTTHKRIHTGETPYQCDICGKSFSYGNTLVTHKRIHTGEKPYHCEICGKSFCEKSVLTIHGRIHTGERPYHCDICGKSFSQSGVLTSHKRIHTGEKPHYCDNCGKSFSGSSDLMFHRCFHTDEKSYSHVGIQTEK, from the coding sequence ATGGAAAATAAATTGACTAAGAACAAGGTTAATTTTAAAACACAATCTAAAAGGATTGATTCTCCTGATGGTATGAAGACAGGAACAAGTAAAACATCATACAAGTGTGATATCTGTAAGAAGATATTTTCTCAAAAAGGTAACCTCATTAGACACaaccgtattcatacaggagataaaccatatcactgtgatatctgtggtaaatcattcactcgaCATGAACATGTAACtacacataaacgcattcatacaggagagaaaccatatcactgtgatatctgtggtaaatcattctctcgacaTGAACATGTAACTACACATAAAcgcatccatacaggagagacaccgtatcagtgtgatatctgtggtaaatctttctcttatGGAAATACCTTAGTTACacacaaacgaattcatacaggagagaaaccatatcattgtgaaatctgtggtaaatcattttgtgAAAAAAGTGTCTTAACTATACATggacgtattcacacaggagagagaccatatcactgtgatatctgtggtaaatcattctctcagagtgGTGTGTTGACttctcataaacgtattcatacaggagagaaaccacattACTGTGACaactgtggtaaatcattctctggaagtagtgACTTAATGTTTCACAGATGTTTTCATACAGACGAGAAATCTTATTCACACGTAGGTATTCAAACAGAAAAGTAA